One genomic region from Amycolatopsis sp. FBCC-B4732 encodes:
- a CDS encoding DUF6541 family protein — MNVLLVLLAFWLPGLVFGAAIRLRGWTLAAAAPMLTFGLVALGIPVLGRFGIRWSMPNVALWTLVLSAVGFALAFAVTRSTRRRHPDWTEPERPERSLRDHLLIGLGVLAGLGIGTVTFLRGIRDVGNVQQGWDAPFHANLVRWIAEHGDARPSTVGTIANLPNETHYFYPDTYHALLALVFGKGGLTIMPTLNLAALAVVLTVPLGVAAMCHAWRMPPIGVAAAAAVSACFTVFPYDSLWRGPLWPFVAGVALIPAMLAVARHLLEPRAIAGPVAIGVGVAGLAGLHTSVVFVVIVYFLLILAAVVFRFEAITWRRSLPSLLATVVLAAALGIPVVLPSLYNAGGVTSAYWANEATVSGAVGETITFSPMAAFPQWWIGVPAIIGVFLLVKHRRMLWMVGAYVVLGGLFAATVSLETDLVHTLSSPFYNDNWRVAALVPLAGCVAFGEFVHTASGWFAEKVAPRLPNLKPATLTLVGVVVLALVVGGLSRGGYIGRNAARLQLNYSGGPTVSKDEEAAFTWLAQHTAPGERVLNDKADGSVWMYALAGVMPTQWNFYGAEFDTDAGYLSVFANDVEKYPKVRELLTELKVRYAFVGAGKVTPATQNDVGLQHLDSSPGFKLVYRNAGAKIYEIEGQQGVVTAGAAPGSGTGNGQ, encoded by the coding sequence ATGAACGTGCTACTCGTTTTGCTCGCGTTCTGGTTGCCGGGTCTGGTGTTCGGTGCCGCGATCCGGCTGCGCGGCTGGACGCTGGCCGCGGCAGCGCCGATGCTGACCTTCGGCCTCGTCGCCCTCGGCATCCCGGTGCTCGGCCGGTTCGGCATCCGCTGGTCGATGCCGAACGTCGCGCTGTGGACGCTGGTGCTCTCGGCCGTCGGGTTCGCGCTGGCCTTCGCGGTGACGCGGTCCACGCGCCGCCGTCACCCGGACTGGACCGAGCCGGAGCGGCCCGAGCGCAGCCTTCGCGACCACCTGCTGATCGGCCTCGGCGTCCTCGCCGGCCTCGGCATCGGCACCGTCACGTTCCTGCGCGGCATCCGCGACGTCGGCAACGTCCAGCAGGGCTGGGACGCGCCGTTCCACGCGAACCTGGTCCGCTGGATCGCCGAGCACGGCGACGCCCGGCCGTCGACCGTCGGCACGATCGCGAACCTGCCGAACGAAACGCACTACTTCTACCCGGACACCTACCACGCGCTGCTCGCCCTGGTCTTCGGCAAGGGCGGCCTGACGATCATGCCGACGCTGAACCTGGCGGCGCTCGCGGTCGTGCTGACCGTGCCGCTCGGCGTCGCGGCGATGTGCCACGCCTGGCGGATGCCCCCGATCGGGGTGGCCGCGGCGGCCGCGGTGTCGGCCTGCTTCACGGTCTTCCCGTACGACTCGCTGTGGCGCGGCCCGCTGTGGCCGTTCGTCGCCGGCGTCGCGCTCATCCCGGCCATGCTCGCGGTCGCCCGGCACCTGCTGGAGCCCCGCGCGATCGCCGGCCCGGTCGCCATCGGTGTCGGCGTCGCCGGGCTCGCCGGCCTGCACACCAGCGTCGTGTTCGTCGTCATCGTCTACTTCCTGCTGATCCTCGCCGCGGTGGTGTTCCGCTTCGAGGCGATCACCTGGCGCCGGTCGCTGCCGTCGCTGCTCGCGACCGTGGTGCTGGCCGCCGCGCTGGGCATCCCGGTGGTGCTCCCGTCGCTGTACAACGCCGGCGGCGTGACCAGCGCGTACTGGGCGAACGAAGCGACCGTGAGCGGCGCGGTCGGCGAGACGATCACGTTCTCGCCGATGGCCGCGTTCCCGCAGTGGTGGATCGGCGTCCCCGCGATCATCGGCGTCTTCCTGCTGGTCAAGCACCGCCGGATGCTGTGGATGGTCGGCGCGTACGTCGTGCTCGGCGGGTTGTTCGCCGCGACCGTCTCCCTCGAGACCGACCTGGTGCACACGCTGAGCAGCCCGTTCTACAACGACAACTGGCGCGTCGCGGCCCTCGTGCCGCTGGCCGGCTGCGTCGCGTTCGGCGAGTTCGTGCACACCGCGTCCGGCTGGTTCGCCGAAAAGGTGGCCCCGCGCCTGCCGAACCTCAAGCCGGCCACGCTCACCCTGGTCGGCGTCGTGGTGCTCGCGCTGGTCGTCGGCGGCCTGAGCCGCGGCGGCTACATCGGCCGCAACGCCGCCCGCCTGCAGCTCAACTACAGCGGCGGCCCGACGGTCAGCAAGGACGAAGAGGCCGCGTTCACCTGGCTCGCGCAGCACACCGCGCCGGGCGAGCGCGTGCTGAACGACAAGGCCGACGGGTCCGTCTGGATGTACGCGCTGGCCGGCGTGATGCCGACGCAGTGGAACTTCTACGGCGCCGAGTTCGACACCGACGCGGGCTACCTGAGCGTCTTCGCCAACGACGTCGAGAAGTACCCGAAGGTGCGCGAGCTGCTCACCGAACTGAAGGTCCGCTACGCCTTCGTCGGGGCGGGCAAGGTGACCCCGGCGACGCAGAACGACGTCGGTCTCCAGCACCTCGACAGCAGCCCCGGCTTCAAGCTGGTCTACCGCAACGCGGGCGCGAAGATCTACGAGATCGAGGGCCAGCAGGGCGTTGTCACGGCCGGTGCCGCGCCTGGGTCCGGCACCGGTAACGGGCAGTGA
- a CDS encoding lipopolysaccharide biosynthesis protein — MSAEVETPAAARSGRTTAGSLGGSLIVSIGLGYVLTVACQRLLSPQDYAVFVTFWGLVMGLGSTLSPLEQELSRQSAVAALTGGRAGRPALRAVAVGMLVAAAFSLALLIPPVNEKLFGGDWSLALIVLCGGVAFACQFGTRGLLIGQHKVKAFSLLVVAEPAIRALVLGVLFVSVAYNVVSLAIAVAAGSFAWLLFARPARQLLDPHVEGDGWGVTGRRMGMLLVGAALTAAVITGYPALVGLLAPGGDRDRVGALFAALVIARLPLTLIGPVQSLAVPFVVRLSVTEEGRHKLRRVLALGAAASLVLAALGALVGLWLGPWAVRFVSGPKYDIDGWSVAGLVWSSVLLVPMQLLTAVLVARTQARLVLVTWAIVTGTASLLLVLLPGETVFRAVVALAAAPTLGLAVVLAFVLRKAPESVSGTTPGTGGTSS; from the coding sequence ATGAGCGCCGAGGTGGAAACCCCGGCCGCCGCCCGCAGCGGGCGCACGACGGCGGGCAGCCTCGGCGGCTCGCTGATCGTGTCGATCGGCCTCGGCTACGTCCTCACGGTCGCCTGCCAGCGCCTGTTGTCCCCGCAGGATTACGCGGTCTTCGTCACCTTCTGGGGCCTGGTGATGGGCCTCGGCAGCACGCTCTCGCCGCTGGAGCAGGAGCTCTCTCGCCAGTCCGCGGTGGCCGCGTTGACCGGGGGCAGGGCGGGGCGCCCCGCCCTGCGCGCGGTCGCCGTCGGCATGCTGGTCGCGGCCGCTTTTTCGCTCGCCCTGCTGATCCCGCCGGTCAACGAAAAGCTCTTCGGCGGCGACTGGTCGCTGGCCCTGATCGTGCTGTGCGGCGGCGTCGCGTTCGCCTGCCAGTTCGGCACCCGCGGGCTGCTGATCGGCCAGCACAAGGTCAAGGCGTTCTCGCTGCTCGTGGTGGCCGAGCCGGCCATCCGCGCGCTCGTCCTGGGCGTGCTGTTCGTCTCCGTCGCCTACAACGTCGTCTCGCTGGCGATCGCGGTCGCGGCCGGCTCCTTCGCGTGGCTGCTGTTCGCGCGCCCGGCCCGGCAGCTGCTCGACCCGCACGTCGAGGGCGACGGCTGGGGCGTCACCGGCCGCCGGATGGGCATGCTGCTGGTCGGGGCCGCGCTGACGGCCGCGGTCATCACCGGCTACCCGGCGCTGGTCGGCCTGCTGGCCCCGGGCGGCGACCGCGACCGCGTCGGCGCCCTGTTCGCCGCGCTGGTCATCGCCCGGCTGCCGCTGACCCTGATCGGGCCGGTGCAGTCGCTGGCCGTGCCGTTCGTCGTCCGGCTCTCGGTCACCGAGGAAGGCCGCCACAAGCTCCGCCGCGTGCTCGCCCTCGGCGCCGCCGCGTCGCTGGTGCTGGCCGCGCTCGGCGCGCTGGTCGGGCTGTGGCTCGGGCCGTGGGCCGTCCGGTTCGTCAGCGGGCCGAAGTACGACATCGACGGCTGGTCGGTCGCCGGGCTCGTCTGGTCGTCGGTGCTGCTGGTGCCGATGCAGCTGCTCACGGCCGTGCTCGTGGCCCGCACCCAGGCCCGGCTGGTGCTGGTCACCTGGGCGATCGTCACCGGCACGGCGTCCCTGCTGCTGGTGCTGCTGCCCGGCGAAACCGTGTTCCGCGCGGTCGTCGCGCTGGCCGCCGCGCCGACGCTGGGCCTGGCCGTGGTGCTCGCGTTCGTTCTCCGGAAAGCACCGGAATCGGTTTCGGGGACAACCCCGGGCACCGGTGGAACGTCTTCGTAG
- a CDS encoding uridine kinase, with protein MLAIDGPSGAGKSTLAARVVEGLRARGCRTELVSTDAFATWDDPVSWWPRLVDGVLRPLAEGVPGAYRCTDWSSGVPRPGELVRVSVPDVLVLEGVSSGRASARTLLSHLCWLSGGPEAVRLAKAVGRDGEAARAELGRWQRFERGWFAVDGTPAAAGTRLS; from the coding sequence GTGCTCGCGATCGACGGGCCGTCGGGTGCCGGGAAGTCCACACTGGCCGCCCGGGTCGTCGAAGGCCTGCGCGCCCGCGGGTGCCGCACCGAGCTGGTCAGCACCGACGCCTTCGCCACCTGGGACGACCCGGTTTCGTGGTGGCCGCGGCTCGTCGACGGCGTCCTGCGTCCCCTGGCCGAAGGCGTTCCGGGCGCTTATCGGTGCACCGACTGGTCTTCCGGCGTTCCCCGCCCGGGTGAGCTCGTCCGGGTGAGCGTGCCGGACGTGCTGGTGCTGGAAGGCGTCTCGAGCGGCCGGGCTTCGGCAAGAACCCTGCTTTCGCACCTCTGCTGGCTCTCCGGCGGCCCGGAAGCCGTGCGGCTGGCCAAAGCCGTCGGACGGGACGGGGAGGCCGCACGGGCCGAATTGGGGCGCTGGCAACGGTTCGAGCGTGGCTGGTTCGCCGTCGACGGCACCCCCGCGGCGGCCGGAACCCGACTTTCGTAG
- a CDS encoding glycosyltransferase family 2 protein, with translation MPALNESASVASVIAQVKRALPDGDLLVVDDGSADDTAKLARAAGAEVARLAVNLGVGGAMRTGFRYAAARGYDVVVQVDADGQHDPDELDALLRGLDDADIVIGSRFAGKGAYKASGPRKYAMVVLSLVFSRLAKTKLTDVTSGFKAMGPKAIRLFAGYYPAEYLGDTVESLVMAIRAKLTIKEIPVVMRERAGGTPSHSPVKSAVYLGRAGLALLLALVRRRPAVDSSDSA, from the coding sequence ATGCCCGCGCTCAACGAATCGGCGAGCGTCGCTTCGGTCATCGCGCAGGTCAAGCGCGCTCTGCCGGACGGCGATCTGCTGGTCGTGGACGACGGCTCGGCGGACGACACCGCCAAGCTGGCGCGCGCGGCCGGGGCCGAAGTGGCCCGGCTCGCGGTGAACCTCGGGGTCGGCGGCGCGATGCGCACCGGCTTCCGGTACGCCGCCGCCCGCGGCTACGACGTCGTCGTGCAGGTGGACGCGGACGGCCAGCACGACCCGGACGAGCTCGACGCGCTGTTGCGCGGCCTGGACGACGCGGACATCGTGATCGGCTCCCGGTTCGCCGGCAAGGGCGCCTACAAGGCCAGCGGGCCGCGCAAGTACGCGATGGTCGTGCTGTCGCTGGTGTTCTCCCGCCTGGCGAAGACCAAGCTCACCGACGTCACGTCGGGGTTCAAGGCGATGGGCCCGAAAGCGATCCGGCTGTTCGCCGGCTACTACCCGGCGGAGTACCTGGGCGACACGGTGGAGTCGCTGGTCATGGCCATCCGGGCCAAGCTGACCATCAAGGAGATCCCGGTCGTCATGCGCGAGCGCGCGGGCGGCACACCCAGCCACTCGCCCGTCAAGTCGGCCGTCTACCTGGGCCGCGCCGGCCTCGCGCTGCTGCTGGCGCTGGTCCGACGCCGCCCGGCCGTCGACTCCTCAGACTCGGCATAA
- a CDS encoding DUF2304 domain-containing protein has product MVGWRILSIVIACLVLFVVIEMMRRRKLREKYAGVWLIVSIGVVVLAVVPSAADFLAKLTGVETPSNFVFLLAGVVLALVSLHLSTEVGHLEEEVRTSVEEIALLRCELEDTRRDLERRIAGLETRVSAPDDVKGLPEVERVSK; this is encoded by the coding sequence ATGGTCGGTTGGCGCATCCTCAGCATCGTCATCGCATGCCTGGTGCTCTTCGTCGTCATCGAGATGATGCGGCGGCGCAAGCTGCGCGAAAAGTACGCGGGTGTGTGGCTGATCGTCTCCATCGGCGTCGTGGTCCTGGCCGTGGTCCCGTCGGCCGCGGATTTCCTGGCCAAGCTGACCGGGGTGGAAACCCCGTCGAACTTCGTCTTCCTCCTGGCCGGCGTCGTGCTGGCGCTCGTGTCGCTGCACCTGTCCACCGAGGTCGGGCACCTCGAGGAAGAGGTCCGCACGTCGGTCGAGGAGATCGCGCTGCTGCGCTGCGAGCTCGAAGACACCCGGCGCGACCTGGAGCGGCGGATCGCCGGGCTGGAGACCCGCGTGTCGGCGCCCGACGACGTCAAAGGGCTCCCGGAGGTCGAGCGCGTCAGCAAGTGA
- a CDS encoding UDP-N-acetylglucosamine 2-epimerase, producing the protein MISFILGTTAELIKIAPVYHGIRERGMRPKIWFTAQHVDEVADVLADLDMPAPDVWLVPEDKAHNLESPAQVPGWAAQVLRTAWSRRHELRAALNEDGRPPLVLVHGDTFTTPYGSLIGKRILKSRVGHVEAGARSGSILSPLPEELNRKIAAKIVDMHFAPSIREVNNLRHARGVVVNTEANTAIDAMRLAINQPLDVPNLPEKFGLATLHRFELVSRPDKYREALEILREQSRKMPILYMAGAPEREKIRALGIGNIFDDQFIVQPKMRYLKFLPLVARAEYVVTDSGGLSAECYYLGLPCAVHRERTETPQHLGETVVLTEMRGDKLQNFLDTYQNRRGESWMDKYHPSEIIVDTLAQLGYC; encoded by the coding sequence GTGATTTCCTTCATTCTCGGCACCACCGCGGAACTGATCAAGATCGCGCCCGTCTACCACGGGATCCGCGAGCGCGGGATGCGGCCGAAGATCTGGTTCACCGCCCAGCACGTCGACGAGGTCGCGGACGTACTGGCCGACCTGGACATGCCGGCGCCCGACGTCTGGCTGGTGCCGGAGGACAAGGCCCACAACCTCGAGTCGCCGGCGCAGGTGCCGGGCTGGGCCGCGCAGGTGCTGCGCACCGCGTGGAGCCGCCGCCACGAGCTGCGCGCCGCGCTGAACGAGGACGGCCGTCCCCCGCTGGTGCTGGTGCACGGCGACACGTTCACCACGCCGTACGGCTCGCTGATCGGGAAGCGCATCCTCAAGTCCCGCGTCGGGCACGTCGAGGCGGGCGCGCGGTCGGGCAGCATCCTCTCGCCGCTGCCGGAGGAGCTGAACCGCAAGATCGCGGCGAAGATCGTCGACATGCACTTCGCGCCGAGCATCCGCGAGGTCAACAACCTGCGGCACGCCCGCGGCGTCGTCGTCAACACCGAAGCGAACACGGCGATCGACGCGATGCGCCTGGCCATCAACCAACCGCTGGACGTGCCGAACCTGCCGGAGAAGTTCGGCCTGGCGACGCTGCACCGCTTCGAACTGGTCTCGCGCCCGGACAAGTACCGCGAGGCGCTGGAGATCCTGCGCGAGCAGAGCCGCAAGATGCCGATCCTGTACATGGCCGGTGCGCCGGAGCGCGAGAAGATCCGCGCGCTGGGCATCGGGAACATCTTCGACGACCAGTTCATCGTCCAGCCGAAGATGCGCTACCTGAAGTTCCTTCCGCTGGTCGCGCGCGCGGAATACGTCGTCACCGACTCGGGTGGCCTGTCGGCGGAGTGCTACTACCTCGGCCTCCCCTGCGCGGTGCACCGCGAGCGCACGGAAACCCCGCAGCACCTGGGCGAAACGGTCGTGCTGACCGAGATGCGCGGCGACAAGCTGCAGAACTTCCTCGACACGTACCAGAACCGCCGCGGCGAGTCCTGGATGGACAAGTACCACCCGTCCGAGATCATCGTGGACACGCTGGCGCAGCTCGGCTACTGCTGA
- a CDS encoding glycosyltransferase family A protein, whose protein sequence is MSANPLLPSLSVVIPVYNEQDWIERSVGALLASASAASWPIEVVVVDDGSTDATPSRLDDLRERHGITVLSQANGGRFEARSAGIAKSSGEWIALLDSRVIVDEHTLTFLRDQLVDHPERAVWNGHINVASEHNPYAGFMAGLVKVPWRKYCANPRLMSYGIEEFDVYPKGTTFFCARRGLLEGSVTAFASLFDDIRFASDDTRMLRWIAEREQIWLAPELSATYNGRDSFKKFTQQAYFRGTTYVDSYIASPGPARNALFGALAAGVIGLAFAAKKPKTTLAAGVLGAVAAGEVVKKCGATGPEARAVTKLLPVFAGGFGAGVLRGLAMAVRTKLRRR, encoded by the coding sequence GTGAGTGCGAACCCGCTCCTCCCCTCGCTCAGCGTCGTGATCCCGGTCTACAACGAGCAGGACTGGATCGAACGCAGTGTCGGCGCGCTGCTCGCTTCGGCGTCGGCCGCGAGCTGGCCGATCGAGGTCGTCGTGGTCGACGACGGCAGCACCGACGCCACCCCGTCCCGGCTCGACGACCTGCGTGAACGCCACGGCATCACGGTGCTCAGCCAGGCCAACGGCGGCCGGTTCGAGGCCAGGAGCGCGGGCATCGCCAAGTCCTCCGGCGAGTGGATCGCGCTGCTCGACAGCCGCGTCATCGTCGACGAGCACACCCTCACGTTCCTGCGCGACCAGCTCGTGGACCACCCCGAGCGCGCGGTCTGGAACGGCCACATCAACGTCGCTTCCGAGCACAACCCGTACGCCGGTTTCATGGCCGGGCTGGTGAAGGTGCCGTGGCGCAAGTACTGCGCGAACCCGCGGCTGATGTCGTACGGCATCGAGGAGTTCGACGTCTACCCGAAGGGCACGACCTTCTTCTGCGCCCGCCGCGGTCTCCTCGAAGGCTCGGTGACGGCGTTCGCGTCGCTGTTCGACGACATCCGCTTCGCCAGCGACGACACCCGCATGCTGCGGTGGATCGCCGAGCGCGAGCAGATCTGGCTCGCCCCCGAGCTGTCCGCGACCTACAACGGGCGCGACTCCTTCAAGAAGTTCACGCAGCAGGCGTACTTCCGCGGCACGACGTACGTGGACTCCTACATCGCTTCGCCGGGCCCGGCCCGCAATGCCCTCTTCGGCGCGCTCGCGGCCGGGGTCATCGGCCTGGCCTTCGCCGCGAAGAAGCCGAAGACGACGCTGGCCGCCGGCGTGCTCGGCGCGGTCGCGGCCGGCGAGGTCGTCAAGAAGTGCGGTGCGACCGGCCCCGAGGCCCGCGCGGTCACCAAGCTGCTGCCGGTGTTCGCCGGCGGTTTCGGCGCGGGTGTCCTGCGTGGACTGGCCATGGCCGTGCGGACCAAGCTCCGCCGCCGATGA